From the genome of Argentina anserina chromosome 4, drPotAnse1.1, whole genome shotgun sequence, one region includes:
- the LOC126790893 gene encoding protein CHUP1, chloroplastic translates to MIRLALLVAASIAAFAARQFNAKNLNSSASTTRPSENGETNSKPQSEKEDEEQLTYSNDSLKENDGEAEDKDEEEEEDEEEVKLISSVFDRARDIPPGGDFDVEDILPEFEDLLSGEIDYPIIVNKDSNEKDVYETEMANNASELERLRNLVKELEEREVKLEGELLEYYGLKEQESDITEIQRQLKIKTVEIGMLNITINSLQAERKKLQEEIAQGATTKKELEAARNKIKELQRKIQLEANQTKGQLLLLKQQVSGLQEKEEEAVRKDSDIEKKLKAVKDLEVEVMELKRKNKELQIEKRELSIKLNAAEARVVELSNMTETEMVANVRGEVNNLKHANEDLLKQVEGLQMNRFSEVEELVYLRWVNACLRFELRNYQTPQGKISARDLNKNLSPKSQEKAKQLMLEYAGSERGQGDTDMESNYSQPSSPGSEDFDNASIDSSTSRYSSLTKRPSLLQKLKKWGKSKDDSSALSSPARSFSGSSPGRASMSVRPRGPLEALMLRNASDGVAITTFGKMDQELPDSPQTPTLPNIRTQMPSSDSPNSVASSFHVMSKSVEGVLDEKYPAYKDRHKLALEREKQIKERADQARAEKFGDKSNVGFSYEPRRKSDKERVVSLPPKLTLIKEKAVISGDSSNQEDGSKAFDPQEISKMKLAQIEKRPPRVPRPPPKSGGAPVGPTPTPSSGIPLPPRPPGGPPPPPPPPGGPPRPPPPPGSLPRGAGGDDKVHRAPELVEFYQSLMKREAKKDTSSLISTSSNVSSARSNMIGEIENKSSFLLAVKADVEAQGDFVMSLATEVRAASFTNIEDLVAFVNWLDEELSFLVDERAVLKHFDWPEGKVDALREAAFEYQDLVKLEQRVSTFVDDPKLSCEAALKKMYTLLEKVEQSVYALLRTRDMAISRCKEFGIPVDWLLDSGVVGKIKLSSVQLARKYMKRVASELDALSGPEKEPNREFILLQGVRFAFRVHQFAGGFDAESMKAFEELRGRVNSQRGEENGPET, encoded by the exons ATGATAAGGTTAGCACTCTTGGTTGCTGCTTCAATTGCAGCCTTTGCAGCAAGGCAGTTCAACGCCAAAAACTTGAATTCATCAGCCTCAACCACTAGACCTTCAG AAAATGGAGAGACAAACTCTAAACCTCAAAGCGAGAAGGAAGATGAAGAGCAGCTTACATATTCTAATGATAGCCTCAAGGAGAACGAT GGAGAAGCAGAAGACaaggatgaggaggaggaagaggatgaagaagaggTTAAATTAATCAGCAGTGTATTTGATCGAGCTCGTGATATTCCACCTGGTGGTGATTTTGATGTTGAAGATATATTACCGGAATTTGAAGATCTTTTATCTGGGGAGATTGACTACCCGATAATTGTTAACAAGGAtagtaatgagaaagatgtaTATGAAACTGAAATGGCTAATAATGCAAGTGAGCTGGAACGGCTGCGCAATTTGGTAAAGGAATTAGAGGAAAGAGAAGTGAAACTTGAAGGTGAATTACTCGAGTACTATGGATTGAAGGAACAGGAATCAGACATCACTGAAATACAACGGCAGCTCAAGATAAAGACAGTGGAGATTGGCATGCTCAATATCACTATCAACTCTCTGCAGGCTGAGAGGAAGAAGCTTCAAGAAGAGATTGCACAGGGAGCTACCACCAAGAAGGAGCTGGAGGCAGCAAGGAATAAGATTAAGGAGTTGCAGAGGAAAATTCAGCTTGAAGCTAACCAGACAAAAGGCCAGTTACTGTTACTCAAACAACAAGTTTCAGGTCTACAGGAAAAAGAGGAAGAGGCGGTCAGGAAAGATTCTgatattgaaaagaaactgaaAGCAGTGAAAGACTTGGAAGTTGAAGTCATGGAGCTTAAGAGAAAGAACAAGGAacttcaaattgaaaagagagAACTGTCTATTAAATTAAATGCTGCTGAAGCAAGAGTAGTGGAGCTTTCTAATATGACAGAG ACTGAAATGGTTGCCAATGTAAGAGGCGAGGTCAATAATTTAAAGCATGCAAATGAGGACCTGTTGAAGCAAGTGGAAGGTCTCCAGATGAACAGGTTCAGTGAAGTTGAAGAGCTAGTGTACCTTCGTTGGGTAAATGCATGCTTGAGGTTTGAGCTCCGGAACTATCAGACACCTCAAGGAAAGATATCAGCTCGTGATCTCAACAAGAATCTGAGCCCTAAGTCACAAGAGAAGGCCAAACAACTGATGTTGGAGTATGCAGGATCAGAGCGTGGGCAGGGGGATACAGATATGGAAAGCAACTATTCTCAACCATCTTCCCCTGGAAGTGAGGATTTTGATAATGCTTCAATTGATAGTTCCACCAGTCGATATAGTAGTCTTACTAAAAGACCTAGCTTACTCCAGAAGCTAAAAAAATGGGGAAAAAGCAAAGATGATTCTAGTGCTCTTTCATCTCCAGCCAGATCATTCTCCGGAAGCTCTCCAGGCAGGGCAAGTATGAGTGTTCGACCAAGGGGACCGCTGGAAGCATTAATGCTGAGGAATGCAAGTGATGGTGTAGCAATCACTACATTTGGGAAGATGGACCAGGAACTTCCTGACTCTCCTCAAACACCCACCCTTCCAAACATTAGAACACAAATGCCTTCTAGTGACTCGCCTAATTCTGTTGCATCATCTTTCCATGTGATGTCCAAATCTGTTGAAGGTGTTCTAGATGAGAAATATCCTGCGTATAAGGATCGTCATAAGTTGGCCTTGGAGAGGGAAAAGCAAATTAAGGAAAGGGCTGACCAAGCAAGAGCAGAGAAGTTTGGTGATAAATCAAATGTAGGTTTTAGCTATGAGCCTAGAAGAAAGAGTGACAAGGAACGAGTAGTTAGTTTGCCACCCAAACTTACCCTTATAAAGGAGAAGGCAGTTATTTCAGGTGATTCAAGCAACCAAGAGGATGGCAGTAAGGCATTTGATCCTCAAGAAATAAGCAAGATGAAACTTGCTCAAATTGAGAAGAGACCTCCTAGGGTGCCTCGGCCACCTCCTAAATCTGGAGGTGCCCCTGTTGGTCCAACTCCCACTCCCTCGAGTGGAATACCACTACCACCTCGTCCACCAGGTGGTCCACCGCCACCTCCTCCACCACCCGGTGGACCACCTCGTCCACCTCCTCCACCAGGAAGCTTGCCAAGGGGTGCAGGAGGTGATGATAAAGTGCATCGGGCTCCTGAGCTGGTTGAGTTCTATCAGTCGCTTATGAAACGTGAGGCAAAGAAGGATACATCATCTTTAATATCTACATCATCTAATGTGTCTAGTGCAAGGAGCAACATGATTGGGGAAATTGAGAACAAATCATCTTTCCTTTTAGCT GTGAAAGCTGATGTTGAAGCTCAAGGTGACTTTGTCATGTCATTGGCAACTGAAGTTCGTGCAGCTTCCTTCACAAACATTGAAGATTTGGTAGCCTTTGTGAACTGGCTTGATGAGGAGCTCTCCTTTTTG GTTGATGAAAGGGCCGTCCTCAAGCACTTTGATTGGCCTGAGGGGAAAGTTGATGCTTTAAGAGAAGCAGCTTTTGAATACCAGGACCTGGTGAAGTTGGAACAGAGAGTTTCCACTTTTGTTGATGATCCTAAACTCTCATGTGAAGCTGCTCTGAAAAAGATGTACACATTGCTCGAAAA GGTTGAGCAGAGTGTATATGCTCTGTTGCGTACAAGGGACATGGCTATTTCACGATGCAAGGAGTTTGGAATTCCAGTTGATTGGTTATTAGACTCTGGAGTAGTTGGCAAG ATCAAGCTCTCATCTGTACAGTTGGCAAGAAAGTATATGAAACGCGTAGCTTCAGAACTTGATGCATTGAGTGGACCTGAGAAGGAACCAA
- the LOC126790816 gene encoding uncharacterized protein LOC126790816: protein MCSSLFLPTFSSFLLRRRSLPQSPILYKPRSPTLPLRLSASLSHQSLDLSWLPPDPDSYAGWGPPKAPIHPKNQGLPTFVIRTIVASVAVAVAAIAYFSLTRKGFKFRITGPLHVLHGILSPADTSTENSGALDEDGLVSETGTEAIPVTDRRSVASEKLERILIPVALDSTQQEALTVLKKLKIIEHDVKADELCTRREYAKWLVRMNTSLERNVKHRLVPSVSLSGSLVTAFDDVSVKDPDFRSIQALAEAGVIPSKLSPKSSHGNNYFFPERFISRQDLIDWKAHLEYDFSPEINDQTSTVVDFMDVKDISPDASARLYADLLAGEKSILRRVFGQCKRLQPNKPSTKAQAAVALTSGRISEAISSELLRLKAESSARKAEMEVIRSELLDREDIQKFWDEKLNAEKTHGLEVGKAYHAALSALEEEKSVQERYSAELLKEKAAMDCQRQLLLSLKEEVNEMSEKLASERTTYVAEKCAMRDVLCDLETKRESMLDQKSILEAEIEAVRILKSWIEDEAKKSQARAKVLEEVGRRWKWDNQA, encoded by the exons ATGTGCTCATCTCTTTTCCTCCCAACCTTCTCTTCCTTCCTTCTACGACGTCGTTCTCTCCCCCAATCCCCAATTCTCTACAAACCCAGATCCCCAACACTCCCCCTTCGCCTCTCCGCCTCTCTCTCCCACCAAAGCCTCGACCTTTCTTGGCTTCCTCCCGATCCTGATTCCTACGCCGGCTGGGGACCCCCCAAAGCTCCCATTCACCCCAAAAACCAAG GGTTACCTACATTTGTGATCAGGACTATTGTAGCTTCTGTGGCAGTTGCTGTAGCTGCCATTGCTTACTTCTCGCTAACCCGAAAAG GTTTTAAGTTTCGGATTACTGGTCCATTGCATGTTCTTCACGGGATATTAAGTCCGGCTGATACTAGTACTGAAAACAGTGGAGCATTGGATGAGGATGGACTGGTCTCAGAGACTGGGACCGAGGCTATACCTGTTACCGATAGGAGAAGTGTTGCATCAG AGAAGCTTGAGAGGATTTTGATCCCTGTTGCTTTAGATTCTACTCAACAGGAAGCTTTGACAGTTTTGAAGAAACTGAAG ATCATTGAACACGATGTCAAGGCTGATGAACTGTGTACTCGAAGGGAATATGCTAAATGGTTAGTTCGAATGAACACATCATTGGAAAG GAATGTAAAGCACCGACTTGTCCCATCAGTTTCACTCTCTGGCTCCCTTGTTACTGCATTTGATGATGTGAGTGTCAAGGACCCTGATTTCAGGTCCATCCAGG CCCTGGCTGAAGCTGGTGTCATTCCCAGCAAATTATCACCAAAGAGCTCTCATGGAAACAACTATTTCTTCCCTGAGAG GTTTATATCTCGGCAGGATCTGATTGACTGGAAAGCCCATTTAGAGTATGACTTTTCGCCAGAAATAAATGATCAG ACATCAACAGTAGTAGATTTTATGGATGTGAAAGATATCAGTCCAGATGCATCAGCGAGACTATATGCTGACTTGCTGGCCGGGGAAAAAAGCATACTCAGAAGAGTTTTTG GACAGTGCAAGCGACTGCAACCAAACAAACCTTCAACTAAAGCACAAGCAGCAGTGGCACTAACAAGTGGTAGGATCTCAGAAGCAATTTCATCTGAACTTTTGAGACTGAAGGCTGAAAGCTCTGCAAGGAAGGCAGAGATGGAGGTTATCAGGTCCGAGTTACTGGATAGAGAAGACATACAAAAGTTTTGGGATGAGAAACTAAATGCAGAGAAAACTCATGGTCTTGAAGTAGGGAAGGCGTATCATGCTGCCCTTAGTGCTTTGGAAGAGGAGAAAAGTGTTCAAGAAAGGTACTCTGCTGAGCTTCTAAAGGAGAAGGCAGCTATGGACTGTCAAAGGCAACTACTTCTTAGTCTCAAGGAAGAGGTGAATGAGATGTCAGAAAAGCTTGCATCGGAGAGGACTACATATGTGGCTGAGAAGTGCGCTATGCGTGATGTGCTGTGTGATTTAGAGACTAAGCGGGAAAGTATGCTTGATCAGAAATCAATACTTGAAGCTGAGATAGAAGCTGTCCGAATTCTCAA ATCTTGGATCGAGGATGAAGCAAAGAAGAGCCAAGCTCGTGCCAAGGTACTCGAGGAGGTAGGACGAAGGTGGAAATGGGATAACCAAGCTTGA